One genomic segment of Carassius auratus strain Wakin chromosome 29, ASM336829v1, whole genome shotgun sequence includes these proteins:
- the LOC113048634 gene encoding putative transporter SVOPL isoform X2: MAFKRSSSMKTRLVRDIQLQEMEMEEEINTSSNNNTPAEEPKCYTVEEAVERIGFGRFHILLFVIMGSANIVEAMEIMLLAVVSPEIRCEWHLEDWQVALVSTMVFLGFMVCGVLCGYVADKYGRWKVVFGGFIWASYFSLLTSFSPSYGWFIFLRCMVGCGVAATSQGFVLKTEFIPSKYRASLLPLASVFWMLGSMLIIILGMTVVPTMGWRWMIRFSIIPSIILIGLFMIIPESARFQVSAGNIQGALSTLNWIARMNGATLPEGELRESELTERGNAITLISPAFRRTSLLLWYSWFVASFSYYGSVLSSSELLEKNLLCMTDADAEHQIKHNQEEALCYCIPFNMADYQTLLISCLGEVALIPLNIALLNIFGRKPSLAILQVMSAFFFMILNICTTMFGFTVLLFLLRSVVSMNFNVVYIYTAEVYPTSVRSIGMGFCTSFSRVGGMIAPFIAQVLMSKSVILALSPFAVACVICAVGVVFLPIETRGRALLQDA; encoded by the exons ATGGCATTTAAGCGTTCGTCTTCCATGAAGACCAGGCTGGTCAGGGACATCCAGCTTCAGGAGATGGAGATGGAGGAAGAGATCAACACCAGTAGCAATAATAACACTCCGGCCGAAG AACCAAAATGCTACACCGTGGAGGAAGCTGTGGAGAGAATCGGATTTGGACGCTTCCATATTCTGCTTTTTGTCATCATGGGTAGTGCCAAT atagtgGAAGCAATGGAGATCATGTTGCTGGCTGTGGTTTCTCCTGAGATCCGCTGTGAATGGCATCTAGAGGATTGGCAGGTGGCCCTAGTCTCCACG ATGGTGTTCCTCGGTTTTATGGTCTGTGGGGTCCTCTGTGGTTATGTTGCCGACAAATATGGACGTTGGAAG gTGGTGTTTGGTGGCTTTATATGGGCGTCTTATTTTTCTCTGCTCACTTCATTCTCTCCATCGTACGGTTGGTTCATCTTCCTGCGCTGTATGGTGGGCTGCGGTGTCGCGGCCACATCTCAAGG GTTTGTTTTGAAGACTGAATTCATTCCATCCAAATACAGAGCGTCTCTGCTGCCTCTTGCCTCA GTCTTCTGGATGCTGGGATCTATGCTAATTATTATTCTTGGTATGACGGTGGTGCCCACAATGGGCTGGCGCTGGATGATCCGTTTTTCTATCATCCCCAGCATAATACTCATTGGACTCTTCATG attattccTGAGTCTGCAAGGTTCCAGGTCTCAGCGGGAAACATACAAGGGGCCTTGTCTACACTTAACTGGATCGCTAGGATGAATGGCGCCACCTTACCAGAAGGAGAACTACGGGAATCTGAATTG ACTGAAAGAGGAAATGCCATCACTCTGATCAGCCCGGCTTTTAGAAGAACATCACTTTTGCTGTGGTACTCGTG GTTTGTGGCCTCCTTCTCTTATTATGGCTCGGTTCTAAGCAGTTCTGAGTTACTGGAGAAGAATCTTCTGTGTATGACGGACGCTGATGCAGAGCACCAGATCAAACACAACCAGGAGGAGGCGCTGTGTTACTGCATCCCCTTCAACATGGCTGACTACCAGACTCTCCTCATCAGCTGTTTGGGCGAGGTGGCAC TCATACCCCTCAATAttgctttgttaaatatatttgggCGGAAGCCCAGCTTGGCCATACTTCAGGTGATGTCTGCCTTTTTCTTCATGATCCTTAATATTTGCACAACAAT GTTTGGTTTCACTGTACTGCTTTTCCTTCTCCGCTCTGTGGTTTCCATGAATTTTAATGTGGTCTATATTTACACAGCAGAG GTTTATCCTACATCTGTGCGCTCAATTGGAATGGGCTTTTGCACATCCTTCAGTCGAGTTGGGGGAATGATTGCACCTTTTATAGCACAG GTGTTGATGTCTAAGTCTGTGATTCTGGCCCTGTCACCGTTCGCCGTAGCATGTGTGATTTGTGCGGTTGGAGTGGTATTTTTGCCCATTGAGACCAGAGGACGTGCATTATTA CAAGATGCCTGA
- the LOC113048634 gene encoding putative transporter SVOPL isoform X1, with protein MAFKRSSSMKTRLVRDIQLQEMEMEEEINTSSNNNTPAEAQTEPKCYTVEEAVERIGFGRFHILLFVIMGSANIVEAMEIMLLAVVSPEIRCEWHLEDWQVALVSTMVFLGFMVCGVLCGYVADKYGRWKVVFGGFIWASYFSLLTSFSPSYGWFIFLRCMVGCGVAATSQGFVLKTEFIPSKYRASLLPLASVFWMLGSMLIIILGMTVVPTMGWRWMIRFSIIPSIILIGLFMIIPESARFQVSAGNIQGALSTLNWIARMNGATLPEGELRESELTERGNAITLISPAFRRTSLLLWYSWFVASFSYYGSVLSSSELLEKNLLCMTDADAEHQIKHNQEEALCYCIPFNMADYQTLLISCLGEVALIPLNIALLNIFGRKPSLAILQVMSAFFFMILNICTTMFGFTVLLFLLRSVVSMNFNVVYIYTAEVYPTSVRSIGMGFCTSFSRVGGMIAPFIAQVLMSKSVILALSPFAVACVICAVGVVFLPIETRGRALLQDA; from the exons ATGGCATTTAAGCGTTCGTCTTCCATGAAGACCAGGCTGGTCAGGGACATCCAGCTTCAGGAGATGGAGATGGAGGAAGAGATCAACACCAGTAGCAATAATAACACTCCGGCCGAAG CCCAAACAGAACCAAAATGCTACACCGTGGAGGAAGCTGTGGAGAGAATCGGATTTGGACGCTTCCATATTCTGCTTTTTGTCATCATGGGTAGTGCCAAT atagtgGAAGCAATGGAGATCATGTTGCTGGCTGTGGTTTCTCCTGAGATCCGCTGTGAATGGCATCTAGAGGATTGGCAGGTGGCCCTAGTCTCCACG ATGGTGTTCCTCGGTTTTATGGTCTGTGGGGTCCTCTGTGGTTATGTTGCCGACAAATATGGACGTTGGAAG gTGGTGTTTGGTGGCTTTATATGGGCGTCTTATTTTTCTCTGCTCACTTCATTCTCTCCATCGTACGGTTGGTTCATCTTCCTGCGCTGTATGGTGGGCTGCGGTGTCGCGGCCACATCTCAAGG GTTTGTTTTGAAGACTGAATTCATTCCATCCAAATACAGAGCGTCTCTGCTGCCTCTTGCCTCA GTCTTCTGGATGCTGGGATCTATGCTAATTATTATTCTTGGTATGACGGTGGTGCCCACAATGGGCTGGCGCTGGATGATCCGTTTTTCTATCATCCCCAGCATAATACTCATTGGACTCTTCATG attattccTGAGTCTGCAAGGTTCCAGGTCTCAGCGGGAAACATACAAGGGGCCTTGTCTACACTTAACTGGATCGCTAGGATGAATGGCGCCACCTTACCAGAAGGAGAACTACGGGAATCTGAATTG ACTGAAAGAGGAAATGCCATCACTCTGATCAGCCCGGCTTTTAGAAGAACATCACTTTTGCTGTGGTACTCGTG GTTTGTGGCCTCCTTCTCTTATTATGGCTCGGTTCTAAGCAGTTCTGAGTTACTGGAGAAGAATCTTCTGTGTATGACGGACGCTGATGCAGAGCACCAGATCAAACACAACCAGGAGGAGGCGCTGTGTTACTGCATCCCCTTCAACATGGCTGACTACCAGACTCTCCTCATCAGCTGTTTGGGCGAGGTGGCAC TCATACCCCTCAATAttgctttgttaaatatatttgggCGGAAGCCCAGCTTGGCCATACTTCAGGTGATGTCTGCCTTTTTCTTCATGATCCTTAATATTTGCACAACAAT GTTTGGTTTCACTGTACTGCTTTTCCTTCTCCGCTCTGTGGTTTCCATGAATTTTAATGTGGTCTATATTTACACAGCAGAG GTTTATCCTACATCTGTGCGCTCAATTGGAATGGGCTTTTGCACATCCTTCAGTCGAGTTGGGGGAATGATTGCACCTTTTATAGCACAG GTGTTGATGTCTAAGTCTGTGATTCTGGCCCTGTCACCGTTCGCCGTAGCATGTGTGATTTGTGCGGTTGGAGTGGTATTTTTGCCCATTGAGACCAGAGGACGTGCATTATTA CAAGATGCCTGA
- the LOC113048314 gene encoding UPF0606 protein KIAA1549-like, protein MESSCLRMVLRSSRRLLGYCVLLLAATMLVGFMAMSFKPVAVELPSNMSRRSLNHLPTRARSPPALSSSSSSSSSPHHSERTRRPALTPPGAKQPSSPGHHDSASSIDPTPSLGSEGSGNVGDGAQGIHLLLRPPDLLTPSQMPPLHVDRPPTPAPPTLVTPEDLYPIHSAEVDWGSGDYLETLTFMGSEGEEFSLVTALPTHGYDPYDTDDEATVSYNTAFPSRPILPLSSRDLQPSVTVKYGTNLRTAHPTDPRLPLAPDSAHENDMDDDLDFDWAELFPIEPTEMLLPDMNSLEYYNTLQAKENASIARNRTHPHITPTHTVGPTQTPTATLGRVPDEIKRMTPQPIPPQKPTKPPIPSTTQTQQPPKGPDKGVTSIPTSHVGKTRPSVPTSLPPPGTSEGPVIQAVTLKPPATKPRMTTIKTTISTTTTTKSTTTKSPTPKTPRIPQSITPRQYVCNITKPDMYLVRVGMPSGSSVAFAKAHVREILRREFNRSVELQVLKAPPNFIFRAVSGPLVYTAISVINAVRQSVHSTSSSFILSVTTIYAVPDYKHQVHTVLQFVPSHVDVRLCSFSERVEKGLLMAYAEVRKRSQENGDFTVHIVNITSSLPKGQRQQKAPVDITFAVRDSQGFLTGSDVSGHMRQLSAVEFSFYLGFPTLQIAEPFHYPELNVSHLLHTSWVKTVLLGVLDQRVNERTFQAKMERRLALLVGEGLGIGVSSRRWRRATSVGNNSVQIVRVSRLDGPDYPLELVYFVEAGSGERLPAQATAAMLNRLNLQRAAIVLGYRVHGVLATPVEKLALAPSETQPSNVWLIVGVVVPVLVVILIIIILYWKLCRSEKLEFQPDAMSTIQQRQKLQPPSVKGFDFAKLHLGQHSKDDIMVIQEPAPLPPPVKEATPSEGGELNTPKSKSSSTKASRAARRRGRLSPSDGDSLGSEASSGRESAEESTRPAVTPSDSKPQHRKSKHAKNKLGAQPGSGVDEQLSSSSIFEHVDRLSRGSSDGTRRVSNKIQLIAMQPMPSPPSHPYNQALSPNLTDKMPDGAMVNSEIQVALRHKSEIEHHRNKIRLRAKRKGHYEFPSMEDIMAAFADSSEQQRVYQQAQEQIHKILHPEEHTSSSCGEPRKSSKGRRSPRHRQRQNMSGSGSLRDKDRLITDGDATYRKYPGVNNVAYVSDADQLPDAGSPSPTDEVFLDPGSPPSGPAPAPPAYVAPQPTIEEARQQMHSLLDDAFALVSPSSQGSSAPLTFTGVTAVTGVGGVSPGQPSSPSLRPARQWGSSSYPAAPAHSPFSARYAELGMSPTSVQGLLQRQTQGSGYVVSAEMQSDPGYSSRGQYGEEMSSSSRPRPVGGSTGAQLHQLTQVGLSSRIGLYPGVGRSVSGPSGSSWAQYRSDEEISRPGSNREAILTFPEYSSSPVFQMPRTSLQDPTTPQGHMETSSVGYIAPEERSPPPQSSASLIKAIREELQRLSQKQAAVISYQS, encoded by the exons ATGGAGAGCTCCTGTTTAAGGATGGTCCTGAGGAGCTCGCGGCGACTGCTTGGATATTGCGTGCTTTTACTCGCCGCCACAATGTTGGTGGGATTCATGGCGATGTCTTTCAAACCCGTTGCAG TGGAGCTCCCATCCAACATGTCCAGAAGGAGCCTCAATCATCTTCCAACAAGAGCACGTTCACCTCCTGCcttatcttcatcatcatcatcttcctcatctcCTCATCACTCTGAAAGAACCAGGCGTCCAGCTCTTACGCCTCCAGGTGCCAAACAGCCCTCATCCCCTGGTCACCATGACAGTGCCTCCAGCATAGATCCCACCCCGTCCCTTGGATCCGAAGGGTCGGGTAACGTAGGTGATGGGGCCCAGGGCATCCACCTGCTGTTAAGGCCCCCAGACCTTCTAACGCCAAGCCAGATGCCTCCCCTCCATGTTGACAGACCGCCGACACCAGCCCCCCCGACCCTGGTGACCCCCGAAGACCTGTATCCCATCCACTCCGCTGAGGTGGACTGGGGCTCTGGAGACTACCTTGAAACTCTTACTTTCATGGGATCAGAAGGGGAGGAGTTTTCTCTCGTCACCGCCCTTCCTACGCATGGATATGATCCGTATGATACGGACGATGAGGCCACGGTCAGCTACAACACAGCTTTCCCCTCTCGTCCCATTCTGCCCCTCTCATCCAGAGACCTCCAGCCCAGCGTGACTGTAAAATATGGGACTAACTTAAGGACGGCCCATCCTACTGATCCCCGCCTCCCATTAGCTCCTGACTCCGCCCATGAGAACGATATGGACGATGATTTGGATTTCGATTGGGCTGAGCTTTTTCCCATTGAGCCGACTGAAATGCTGCTTCCCGATATGAACAGTTTGGAATACTACAACACATTGCAAGCCAAAGAGAATGCTAGTATTGCGAGGAATAGGACACACCCTCATATTACCCCAACACACACTGTGGGACCCACTCAAACTCCCACTGCAACATTGGGAAGAGTCCCAGATGAAATCAAACGGATGACTCCTCAACCTATTCCACCCCAAAAACCTACGAAGCCTCCAATCCCTTCAACCACTCAGACCCAACAACCTCCTAAAGGCCCAGATAAGGGTGTTACTTCCATACCCACATCCCATGTGGGCAAAACCCGACCATCAGTGCCAACCTCCCTGCCTCCACCCGGCACCTCAGAGGGTCCAGTAATACAAGCTGTCACGCTGAAGCCCCCTGCTACAAAACCCCGTATGACCACCATCAAAACTACCATCAGTACTACAACTACAACTAAATCCACAACTACCAAAAGCCCAACGCCTAAAACCCCCAGAATTCCTCAGTCCATCACACCCCGACAGTACGTCTGCAATATCACCAAACCGGACATGTACCTAGTCAGAGTGG GCATGCCTAGTGGGTCATCGGTGGCGTTTGCCAAAGCTCATGTGCGGGAGATTCTTCGGCGAGAGTTCAATCGTTCAGTGGAGCTCCAG GTCCTCAAAGCCCCGCCCAATTTCATCTTCCGGGCCGTTTCCGGTCCACTGGTGTACACTGCTATTTCAGTCATTAATGCTGTCCGCCAATCAGTGCACAGCACTTCCTCTTCTTTCATACTGTCCGTCACAACCATATATGCAGTGCCTGATTACAAACATCAAGTCCACACAG TGCTGCAGTTTGTTCCGAGTCATGTGGATGTGCGTCTGTGTAGCTTCAGCGAGCGTGTGGAGAAGGGGCTACTCATGGCGTATGCGGAAGTACGCAAGCGTTCGCAAGAAAATGGAGATTTCACAGTTCAT ATTGTGAATATCACTAGCAGCCTTCCTAAGGGTCAGAGGCAGCAGAAGGCACCGGTGGACATCACGTTTGCCGTGCGTGATTCCCAAGGCTTCCTAACGGGATCGGATGTGAGTGGTCACATGAGGCAGCTCAGCGCTGTGGAGTTCAGCTTCTACCTTGGTTTTCCTACCCTGCAGATCGCCGAAC CTTTTCATTATCCTGAACTGAATGTGTCCCACCTGTTACACACATCCTGGGTGAAAACAG TGTTACTCGGTGTGTTGGACCAGCGTGTGAATGAGAGGACCTTCCAGGCCAAAATGGAGAGGCGATTAGCACTGCTGGTTGGAGAGGGACTTGGGATCGGGGTTAGCAGTCGACGATGGAGAAGAGCTACTAGTGTTGGCAACAACAGTGTTCAG ATTGTGCGAGTGTCCCGTCTGGATGGCCCGGACTACCCGCTAGAGCTGGTGTATTTTGTGGAAGCGGGGTCAGGAGAGAGGCTGCCAGCTCAGGCCACTGCGGCCATGCTCAACAGACTGAACCTGCAGAGAGCCGCCATCGTACTGGGCTACAGAGTACATGGAGTTCTGGCCACAC CTGTGGAGAAGCTGGCCCTGGCGCCCTCTGAGACTCAGCCCAGTAACGTGTGGCTGATCGTTGGAGTTGTGGTCCCAGTTCTTGTggtcatcctcatcatcatcatcctctacTGGAAACTGTGCCGCTCTGAGAAGCTGGAGTTTCAGCCTGACGCCATGAGCACCATCCAGCAGAGACAGAAG CTGCAGCCTCCCAGTGTTAAAGGCTTTGATTTTGCTAAGCTACACCTGGGGCAGCATAGTAAGGATGACATCATGGTAATCCAAGAACCCGCCCCTTTACCACCGCCGGTTAAAGAGGCCACTCCCTCAGAGGGCGGAGAATTGAACACTCCAAAATCGAAGAGCTCATCTACAAAAGCATCCCGCGCAGCACGGAGAAGAGGCCG aTTGTCTCCATCTGATGGAGATTCTTTAGGAAGTGAAGCATCCAGTGGTAGAGAATCAGCAGAAGAAAGCACCAGACCTGCTGTGACGCCAAGTGACAGCAAACCCCAACATCGCAAGAGCAAGCATG CAAAAAACAAACTTG GTGCTCAACCTGGAAGTGGTGTAGATGAGCAGTTGTCCTCATCGTCCATATTTGAGCACGTGGACCGTCTGTCTCGAGGTTCATCAGATGGAACACGCAGAGTGTCCAATAAGATCCAGCTCATCGCCATGCAGCCCATGCCAAGCCCTCCCTCACATCCATATAACCAAGCCCTGAGTCCAAACCTGACAGACAAGATGCCTGATGGAGCAATGGTCAATAGTGAG ATTCAAGTGGCCTTGAGGCATAAATCTGAGATCGAACACCATCGCAATAAGATTCGCCTGCGTGCCAAGAGAAAGGGCCACTACGAGTTCCCCTCCATGGAGGACATCATGGCAGCGTTCGCCGACAGCTCCGAACAACAGCGAGTGTATCAGCAAGCCCAGGAACAGATACACAAGATCCTGCATCCTGAAGAACACACATCTTCATCGTGCGGAGAGCCACGCAAAAG TTCCAAAGGAAGACGCTCTCCCAGACACAGACAAAGACAGAATATGAGTGGAAGCGGAAGTCTGAGAGACAAAGACCGTCTCATTACTGACGGAGATGCCACGTACAGGAAGTACCCTGGGGTCAACAATGTGGCCTATGtg TCCGATGCAGATCAGCTCCCAGATGCAGGAAGCCCTTCTCCTACTGATGAGGTGTTTTTAGACCCTGGCTCACCACCGTCAGGCCCCGCCCCTGCTCCGCCCGCCTACGTCGCCCCTCAGCCCACCATCGAAGAAGCCCGGCAACAGATGCACTCCTTATTGGATGATGCGTTTGCTCTCGTCTCACCTTCTTCTCAAGGAAGCTCCGCTCCTCTAACATTTACTGGTGTTACGGCAGTCACTGGCGTCGGAGGAGTCAGCCCCGGTCAACCCTCCAGTCCGTCCTTACGTCCTGCACGCCAGTGGGGCTCCTCTTCTTACCCAGCAGCCCCTGCACACAGTCCTTTCTCTGCG AGGTATGCCGAGTTAGGAATGTCTCCCACATCGGTCCAAGGTTTACTGCAAAG GCAGACGCAGGGCTCTGGGTATGTGGTGTCAGCAGAGATGCAGTCAGATCCTGGATACTCCAGCAGGGGGCAGTATGGAGAAGAGATGTCATCGTCTTCTCGGCCCCGACCAGTAGGGGGCAGCACAG GTGCACAGTTGCATCAGCTGACACAAGTGGGCTTGTCAAGTCGGATTGGATTATATCCTGGAGTTGGCCGTAGTGTATCTGGACCTTCAGGATCAAGCTGGGCCCAGTACCGCTCAGATGAGGAGATTTCCAGACCAGGATCCAACCGAGAGGCT ATACTGACATTCCCAGAATACTCTTCTTCGCCAGTATTCCAGATGCCCAGGACGTCCCTGCAGGATCCCACCACACCCCAGGGTCACATGGAAACCTCGAGCGTGGGGTACATTGCCCCTGAGGAGCGTTCTCCACCCCCTCAGTCCTCTGCCTCTCTCATCAAGGCCATCAGGGAAGAACTCCAGAGACTTTCTCAGAAACAGGCTGCTGTTATCAGCTACCAGAGTTGA